The DNA segment GGCGCTGCGCCCCTGAGGCCACTAGTAAGGGGCGGTCGCTGATGCGACCGCCCCTTAACTGCGTCCCGTTACAGGTACTTCGTCAACTCCCGCCGGGCCAGCGACCGCTGATGCACCTCGTCGGGCCCGTCGGCGATCATCAGGGTCCGCGCGCCGGCGTACAGCTCCGCGAGCGGGAAGTCCTGGCTGACACCACCCGCACCGTGCAACTGGATCGCCCGGTCGAGGATGTCGACGACCGCACGCGGCGTGGCGATCTTGATGGACTGGATCTCCGTGTGGGCACCCTTGTTGCCGACGGTGTCCATCAGCCAGGCCGTCTTCAGGACCAGGAGACGGAGCTGCTCGACGGTCACCCGCGCGTCGGCGATCCAGTTGTGGACCACGCCCTGCTGGGCCAGCGCCTTGCCGAAGGCGTTCCGGGACACCGCCCGTCGGCACATCAGCTCGATCGCCCGCTCGGCCATGCCGATCAGCCGCATGCAGTGGTGGATACGGCCCGGACCGAGCCGCGCCTGGGCGATGGCGAAGCCGCCGCCCTCCTCGCCGATGAGGTTGGACACCGGCACGCGCGCGTGGTCGAAGACCACCTCGGCGTGGCCGCCGTGGGAGTGGTCCTCGTAGCCGAAGACCTGCATGGCGCGCTTGATCGTGACGCCCGGGGTGTCGCGGGGGACCAGGACCATGGACTGCTGACGGCGGATGTCCTCGCCTTCCGGGTCCGTCTTGCCCATCACGATCAGGATCTTGCAGTCCGGGTTCATCGCCCCGGAGATGTACCACTTGCGGCCGGTGATGACGTACTCGTCGCCGTCCCGCTCTATGTGCGTGGTGATGTTCGTGGCGTCCGAGGAGGCCACATCCGGCTCGGTCATCGCGAACGCCGAGCGGATCTCACCGGCCAGCAGCGGCTCCAGCCACTGCTTCTTCTGCTGCTCGTCGCCGAACTGGGACAGCACCTCCATGTTCCCGGTGTCGGGCGCCGCGCAGTTCGTGGCCGTCGGTGCCAGGTGCGGGGAGCGGCCGGTGATCTCGGCGAGCGGGGCGTACTGGAGGTTGGTGAGCCCGGCCCCGTACTCCTGGTCCGGCAGGAAGAGGTTCCACAGGCCCTGCCTGCGCGCCTCGGCCTTGAGCTCCTCCACCACGGCCGGCGTGTCCCACGGGGACGCCAGCTCGGCCCGCTGCTCCTCGGCGACCGCCTCGGCGGGATAGACGTACTCGTCCATGAAGGCGAGCAGCTTGGCGCGCAGCTCCTCGGTGCGTGCGTCGAACGCGAAGTCCATATCCCGTCAGCCTTCCTGGATGCCGTCTTGAAGCGTGGTCAGGCCGTGCTCGATGAAGACCGGGACCAGGTCGCCGATGCGGTCGAAGCCGCGGCCGACCGTCTGGCCGAGCGTGTAGCGGTAGTGGATGCCCTCCAGGATCACGGCGAGCTTGAACCAGGCGAACGCCGTGTACCAGGAGACCGCGGAGACGTCGCGCCCCGAGCGCGCGGCGTACCGCTCGATCAGTTCGGTCGGCGTCGGATGGCCGGGCGCCTCGCCGGTCGTGGAGACCGGGGAGTCCGCCATGCCCAGCGGCATGCTGTACATCACCAGCAGGCCGAGGTCGGTGAGCGGATCTCCGAGCGTCGACATCTCCCAGTCGAGGATCGCCTTGATCTTGTCGTCGTCACCGATGAGGACGTTGTCCAGCCGGTAGTCGCCGTGGACCACCGTCGCCGCGGGAGAGGCCGGCAGCCGGCGGCCGAGCGTCGCATGCAGCTCGTCGATGCCGGCCAGCTCGCGGTTGCGGGAGGCGTCCAACTGCTTGCCCCAGCGACGCAGTTGCCGGTCCAGGAAGCCCTCGGGCCGGCCGAAGTCCTCAAGACCCACCGACGCCGGCTCCACCGCGTGCAGCTCGACGAGGGTGTCCACCAGCGACAGCACCGCGCCCCGGGTGCGCTCCGCGCCGAGCGGGGCGAGCTGGTCGGCGGTGCGGTACGGGGTGCCCTCGACGAACTCCATGACGTAGAACGGCGACCCGAGCACCTCCTCGTCCTCGCACAGCAGCACCGGCCGCGGCACCGGCACGTCCGTCGGGTGCAGCGCGCTGATGACCCGGTGCTCGCGCTTCATGTCGTGCGCCGTGGCGAGGACGTGGCCGAGCGGGGGCCGTCGTACGACCCACTGCGAGGTGCCGTCGGAGACCAGGTACGTGAGGTTCGACCGTCCGCCCTCGATCAGCCGGCCGGTCAGCGGACCGTGCGCCAGACCGGGCCGCTCGCGCTCGAGCAGGCCGCGCAGCCGGTCCAGGTCGAGGCCGGGCGGATGGTCGGGGCTCATATAGGGCTCCTCAAGGCAGGTGAACGGGACCTGACTCATGATGCCGACCAGTCGGTATGTAGTCCAGTGGGGGAGCCGAACGTGATCGGGGCCACGATAGGCCGACAACTCCCCGCGCGGTGCGTCGGGGAGCTGTCGGGAGTGCGTTCTCGGCCAGAACGGGCGGGTCGGTCAGGGCCGCCCGTGGGCTCAGTGGTCGTCCCAGTGGCCCGCGTGGGCGGCGTGCCGGTGGCCGTCGTGCAGGTAGTCGACGTGGTCGCCGTGCAGCACGCTCTCGTGCCCGCAGTCGGCGCCGTGCTGATGGGGGTGTCCGTCGTGCGCGACGTGCCCGTCCGTCTCGCACTCGTCCCAGTGGCCGCTGTGCTCGCGGTGCAGGTGACCGTCGTGCGCGTAGTCGGTGTGGTCGCCGTGCGGCACCGCGGTGTGCCCGCAGTCCGGACCGTGGGAGTGCGTGTGGGCGGGGTGTTCCACGTGCATGGTGGTCATGGTGCTCACCTTCGAAGGGGCGGGTGGTGACGTCGGACAGGCTGCCACGCGAACGGCTCATATCGGGTTATTCGGGCTTGCGTGGCGCCCTCCCACCCCGGAGTGTCGAACCCATGAAGGGCATCAGCTACACACGCTACGGCGGGGCCGACGAGCTCGCATACGGGGATGTGCGCGAGCCGCGCCTCGGCCCCGACTCCGTGCTGGTGAAGGTGCGGGCGGCAGCGGTCAACCCGGTCGACTGGAAGTGCCGCGAGGGACACATGGACCGGATGCTCGAGCCGGTCTTCCCGGTCGTCCCCGGCTGGGACGTGTCCGGAGTGGTCGTCCAGCCGGGTGTGTCCGTCACGGAGTTCGGCGTCGGCGACGAGGTCATCGGCTACGTACGCGAGGACGTCCTCTCGCGCGGCACCTTCGCCGAGTACGTCGCCGCGCCCGTCCGCACCCTCGCGCGCAAGCCCCGCAACCTCACCTGGGAGGAGGCGGCCGGTCTGCCGCTGGTGGGGCTGACGGCGTTCCAGGTGCTGACCAAGGTCCTCCAGGTCAAGCGCGACGAGACGGTCCTCGTGCACGCCGCGGCCGGCGGTGTCGGCTCGATCGCCGTCCAGCTCGCCCGCCATCTGGGTGCCCGGGTGATCGGTACGGCGAGCGCGCACAACCACGACTTCGTACGCGGTCTCGGCGGTGAGCCGGTCGAGTACGGCGACGGCCTGACCGAGCGGGTGCGGGGGCTGGCGCCCGAGGGCGTGGACGCGGCGTTCGACACGGTCGGCGGTGACGCGCTGAAGGCCTCGGCCAACCTGCTGGCCCCCGAGGGCCGCCTGGTGTCGATCGCCGACCCGGACGTCTTCGACTACGGGGGCCGCTACTACTTCGTCCGCCCCGACGCGGCGGACCTGCTGCGGCTGTCCGGGCTGGCGGAGGAGGGAGTCGTGTCCGTGCACGTCTCGGAGACGTTCCCGCTGGAGCGGGCGGCGGACGCGCACCGGCTCAACCAGGAGGGCCGTACCCGGGGCAAGATCGTGGTGACCGTGGACTGGGAGACGGAGGAGGAGCCGGTGGCGCCGGAGGGGTTGTGGCAGGGGGCTCAGTGAATCGGGTCGCGGCCGACGGCGGAGCTCACAGGACCAGGGCGGCGCCGCACAGGGCCAGGGCCACGGTGAACAGGACCGTGGCCGCGGCATGCCGGGGGGCGAGGGCCGCCGGTTCGGGGGACGAGGCGAGGACGCTGATGCGGCGGTGGGCGAGCGCCAGAAAGCCCAGCCACAGCCCGATGCACAGGGCGCAGCCGACCAGCCCGACCACCGTGACGTCGCCGTGCAGTGCGGTCTTCACAGCGAGTACGGCCGCCACTGTCCCGGACAGTGTCGTACGGCGCCACGCGAGGCGCGTCCGCTCGGGCTGCAGCCCCGGATCCCTGACGGGCTCGGCGACCGCCCCGGGGCTCACCCTTCCCACCCCACGAGGACGACGACGACCATCGCGACGGCCACGACCGCGACCACCAGGCTCAGCACCGCCGGGAACCGCGACACCGGCAGGTCGTCGCCCCGCCGCATCGCCCGCTCGCAGCGCACCCAGTGATTGACGGCGCGGAGCGAGCACAACACGCCCGCCGCGAGCAGCGCGAGCGCCAGCCCGACGCGCCAGCCCCAGCGCAGATCCGGCAGGAACTGGTCCACCGCGAAGCCACCGCCGACGAGCGCGAGCGCGGTACGCAGCCAGGCCAGAAAGGTGCGCTCGTTGGCCAGCGAGAACCGGTAGTCGGGCGTGCGGCCCTCCTGCCGGATCTCCTGCGGCGCAAACCACAGCCGGACGTTCCGTACGAACTCGATCACATGCACGACCCTATCCGGGGCCGGGGCCGGGGGCGTTCCGGTACCACCCGGCAGGCCTCTGGCCCGCGACGAGCACACGCAGGAACCCGCCTCCGCGGCAGGAAGGGCCCCACCTCCGCGGCAGGGGCAGGCAGCACGCCGTTGAGGCAGGCCGGGTGCTCCGAGGGGCGGAGGTGGTCGCCGGGGATCAGCCGGCCGCCCGGTGGGCCCGGAGGCGTTCGTACGCCGCCAAACCGTCCGGTACCCACGACCACTCCGCCAGCCGCCGTTCCACCTCGGCCTCCGGCAGGAAGCTGTGCCAGGCGACCTCCTCCACCTGTGGGCTCACCGGCAGCTCGCAGCGCACCTCGTACACCGCCGACCACCAGGTCTGCCCGGCGCCGTCGTCGTAGAGGAACTTGAAGAGGTGGGTGGGGCGGGGGAGGCCGCTGACGCCGAGTTCCTCCTCGGCCTCGCGCAGGGCGGCGTCGTCGTAGGACTCGCCCGCGCCGACCACACCGCCGACGAACATGTCGTACCGGGAGGGAAAGACGAGCTTCGTGGGCGTGCGGCGATGCACGAAAAGGCGGTCCTGCGAGTCCCGGGCCTCGATGAAGACGCAGCGGTGGCGCAGCCCCTTGGCGTAGGCCTCGCCGCGCCGGGACCGTCCGACGACCCGGTCGTGCTCGTCGACGATGTCGAGGATCTCGTCAGCAGCGCTCATGGGGCCATCCAACCAGGGCGGCCACCCGTACGGTCAGCGCGCCGGAACCGCCGCCACAGCGACCTGCCGCGGCTGCTTCACGCCGCTCGGCATCGCCGAATGCGTGCCGAGCATGATGATGCCCACCACGATCGCGGCGAGCCCCGCCGCCTCCCAGGCCAGCGCGCCCGAGTCGGCGCGCAGCCGGTCGCCGAGGAAGCCGACGCCGCAGAGGATGCCGGCGAGCGGCTGGGCCGCGGTCAGGGCCGGCAGGGACATGCGCAGGGACGCCGTCTCGAAGGCGCTCTGGACGAGGATCAGCCCGGTGAGGCCGAGCGCCACGACGGCGTACGGCTGCCAGCTGGTGAGGATTTCCGCCATGCCGCCCTCGGCGAACCGCTGCCCGGTCACGCGGGTCAGGGCGTCCTGCACGCCGTACAGCAGTCCGGCGGCCGTGGCCAGCAGCGCAGGGCCCGCACTGAGCCGCGAGCGCTTGGCGTACGCCGTGAGAAGCAGGGCCGCCCCGACCATGACGCCGATGATCAGCCACTGCCTGAAGTCACTACTGGGCGCCGTCCCGCCGTGTGGCTGGCCGGCGACGATGAAGGCCGTCACACCGCCCGCGAGCAGTGCGAGTCCCGTCCAGCCCTGGCGGCCCAGGGGCTGCTTGGTCTGGCGGCGGGAGAGCGCGAGCGCGAAGAGCAGGTTCGTCGCCAGCAGCGGTTCCACGAGGGAGATCTCGCCCTGGCCCAGCGCCATCGCGCCGAGCGCCATGCCGACCACCATCAGCCCGATGCCGCCCAGCCAGCGGGGCACCTTCATCAGGTCGAGGAGGATCCGGGGGGAGAGGAAGTCGCTCAGCGGCGCCTTCTGGGCCGCGTTCTGCTGCAGTACGAAGCCGAAGCCCAGGCAGCAGGCGGCACTCACGGCGAGTATCAGGATCAGAAGCGACACGCTGCGTACCTCGATCATCCTGCCGGGTGGGGGACGGGGTGCGTAGGGGCCGACTGTAGCGGCCCCAGGCCCGGCATTGCGCGTCCTGTCATCGTGCGATGCCTGGTCCGGCTACGCCATGACCTACGCCACACACTCTGAACAATTACGACATTTAAGGCAAGTTGCGTGGATGTTGCACGCATCAACTGCCCCACCAGTAACAGCAGTTGACGCGTGTAACGCCTCAGCGGCCCTTGACGAGAACCGTTGGCTGCGGGTTTGCTGTGCGTGATCGATCGATGACAGGCCACACCCTTCCCCCGACAGAACCCAGAACGGTGTCCCCACCCCCGCCTCCCCTCGGCCGCGGCCGAAAGCGCGCATCCCACACCTTCGACACGGCCCTGGACGACGCCGAGCTCGCTGCCGCCCGCGCCGCGCTGGCCCAGGGCAGATGGCAGACGGCCCGCTCGCTGCTCGCCCGGACCGGCGACGACTGGGACTGCAGAGGGCATCGCGTCACCGTCCTCGCGCAGGAGCCGTACTGCGTCCCCTGGACCCGCGACTGGCTGCTCGCCGAGCCCGACTCCGCCGACGCCGCCGTCCTGCTCGCCCTAGCCCAGGTCCAGCGCGCCCTGCGCGGCAAGGAGAAGCCGGTCCGCGCCCGTGAGTCCTGCCACGCCGCCGCCACGCTCGCGCCCGCCGACCCCACCCCCTGGCTCGGCTTGCTCATGCTGGAGAGCGCGCTGGGCGCCGAGGAGGCGGTGCGGCGCCTGTTCGCCGAGGTCGGCGCCCGGTACGCCGATCACCACCACGCCCACCACCTGATGGTCGCCCGGCTCGCCGAACGCCACACCGGCGCCGGTCCCGACCCGCTGCACGAGGTCTACGACTTCGCCAACGCGGCCGCCGAGCGGGCCCCCGCCGACTCCCCGCTCGCCGTCCTCCCGGTCATCGCCCACGCCGAGCGCTACCGCGTCCTCGCGGGGGCCGGGCGCGAGCAGCCCGACGCCGCCACCTCCGGGCACTGGGCCGGCCGCCGGGCCCGGCAGGTGATGCGGGCCGCCTTCGACTGGTGGCTGGAGTGGGAGCAGGAGGGTCACCCGCGCCGTCTGATCGACTTGAACTACCTCGCCCACGCCAAGGTCTGCGAGGGCCGCGGTGCCGAGGCCGCCGCCCTGTTCCACCGGATCGGCGAGCACGCCACCCCGTCGCCGTGGTCGTACCCGGACCGCGAGCCGTATCCCGCCTTCCGCGCCGCACGCGACACCGCGCTCGGCACGGCGTAACGCCCCCAACCGCAGTCGACCCAAGGACGGTCCCCGATGACCACGGGCAGTTCCAGCACGAGCAGAGCCACCGCAGGCAGTGGCGGGATCAGTACGTTCAAGGGACAGGACCGGGCCCTGCGCGCCGACCGGCTGGGCACGACGGGCCTGCTGCTGTCCGTGCTCGCCGCGACGGCACCCCTCATGGTCGTCGCGGGTGTCATGCCCACGACCTTCGGGGTGATGGGTGTCGTCGGCCAGCCGCTGCTCTTCGTGATCCTCGGCCTCGTCCTGGCGCTCTTCAGCGTCGGATACGCCGAGATGAGCCGGCACGTCCACAACGCCGGCGCCTTCTACGCCTACATCTCCCGCGGCCTCGGCGGCACCGCGGGCGCCGGCGCGGCGATGGTCGCGCTGGTCGCCTACAACGCCCTCCAGGTCGGCATCTACGGCATCTTCGGCTTCGAGGTCTCCGGGCTGTTCGCCACCTACCTCGACACCGAGGTCGCCTGGTGGATACCGGCGCTGGCGGCCGTCCTCCTGGTCGGCGGGCTCGGCTGGCTGAAGATCGACCTCAACGCGCGCGTGCTCGGCGTCCTGCTGATCATCGAGGTCGTCCTCGTGGTCATCTTCGACGTCGCCGCGATCGCCGACCCCGGCAAGGAGGGCCTGTCGCTGCACGCCTTCAACCCGGACACCCTCACCGGCGCCGGCATCGGCACCGCCCTGTGCTTCTGCGTCGCCGCCTTCCTCGGCTTCGAGCAGGCCCCCGTCTACGCCGAGGAGACCAGCCGCCCGCACGTCCTCGTGCCCCGCGTGATGTTCCTCGCCATCGGCGGCATCGCCGTCTTCTACACGATCAGCTGCTGGGCGTACACCGTCGCCGCCGGGCCCTCGGCCATCGTCGGCACCGCACAGGAGCAGAGCGCCGGGCTGCTGTTCTTCCTCACCGAGGACCTCCTCGGCGCCGGCTTCACCGACGTCCTGCACGTGCTGTTCGTGACCGGCATGTTCGCGGCGATGCTCAGCTTCCACAACGTCGTCGCCCGCTACGCCTTCGCCATGGGCCGCGAGGGCCTGCTGCCGTCCGCCTTCGGCCGCACCAGCGGCGCGAGCGGCGCCCCCGGCACGGGTTC comes from the Streptomyces sp. NBC_00443 genome and includes:
- a CDS encoding DUF202 domain-containing protein, with product MSPGAVAEPVRDPGLQPERTRLAWRRTTLSGTVAAVLAVKTALHGDVTVVGLVGCALCIGLWLGFLALAHRRISVLASSPEPAALAPRHAAATVLFTVALALCGAALVL
- a CDS encoding acyl-CoA dehydrogenase; protein product: MDFAFDARTEELRAKLLAFMDEYVYPAEAVAEEQRAELASPWDTPAVVEELKAEARRQGLWNLFLPDQEYGAGLTNLQYAPLAEITGRSPHLAPTATNCAAPDTGNMEVLSQFGDEQQKKQWLEPLLAGEIRSAFAMTEPDVASSDATNITTHIERDGDEYVITGRKWYISGAMNPDCKILIVMGKTDPEGEDIRRQQSMVLVPRDTPGVTIKRAMQVFGYEDHSHGGHAEVVFDHARVPVSNLIGEEGGGFAIAQARLGPGRIHHCMRLIGMAERAIELMCRRAVSRNAFGKALAQQGVVHNWIADARVTVEQLRLLVLKTAWLMDTVGNKGAHTEIQSIKIATPRAVVDILDRAIQLHGAGGVSQDFPLAELYAGARTLMIADGPDEVHQRSLARRELTKYL
- a CDS encoding NADP-dependent oxidoreductase, with amino-acid sequence MKGISYTRYGGADELAYGDVREPRLGPDSVLVKVRAAAVNPVDWKCREGHMDRMLEPVFPVVPGWDVSGVVVQPGVSVTEFGVGDEVIGYVREDVLSRGTFAEYVAAPVRTLARKPRNLTWEEAAGLPLVGLTAFQVLTKVLQVKRDETVLVHAAAGGVGSIAVQLARHLGARVIGTASAHNHDFVRGLGGEPVEYGDGLTERVRGLAPEGVDAAFDTVGGDALKASANLLAPEGRLVSIADPDVFDYGGRYYFVRPDAADLLRLSGLAEEGVVSVHVSETFPLERAADAHRLNQEGRTRGKIVVTVDWETEEEPVAPEGLWQGAQ
- a CDS encoding DMT family transporter, producing MSLLILILAVSAACCLGFGFVLQQNAAQKAPLSDFLSPRILLDLMKVPRWLGGIGLMVVGMALGAMALGQGEISLVEPLLATNLLFALALSRRQTKQPLGRQGWTGLALLAGGVTAFIVAGQPHGGTAPSSDFRQWLIIGVMVGAALLLTAYAKRSRLSAGPALLATAAGLLYGVQDALTRVTGQRFAEGGMAEILTSWQPYAVVALGLTGLILVQSAFETASLRMSLPALTAAQPLAGILCGVGFLGDRLRADSGALAWEAAGLAAIVVGIIMLGTHSAMPSGVKQPRQVAVAAVPAR
- a CDS encoding phosphotransferase family protein, yielding MSPDHPPGLDLDRLRGLLERERPGLAHGPLTGRLIEGGRSNLTYLVSDGTSQWVVRRPPLGHVLATAHDMKREHRVISALHPTDVPVPRPVLLCEDEEVLGSPFYVMEFVEGTPYRTADQLAPLGAERTRGAVLSLVDTLVELHAVEPASVGLEDFGRPEGFLDRQLRRWGKQLDASRNRELAGIDELHATLGRRLPASPAATVVHGDYRLDNVLIGDDDKIKAILDWEMSTLGDPLTDLGLLVMYSMPLGMADSPVSTTGEAPGHPTPTELIERYAARSGRDVSAVSWYTAFAWFKLAVILEGIHYRYTLGQTVGRGFDRIGDLVPVFIEHGLTTLQDGIQEG
- a CDS encoding NUDIX hydrolase is translated as MSAADEILDIVDEHDRVVGRSRRGEAYAKGLRHRCVFIEARDSQDRLFVHRRTPTKLVFPSRYDMFVGGVVGAGESYDDAALREAEEELGVSGLPRPTHLFKFLYDDGAGQTWWSAVYEVRCELPVSPQVEEVAWHSFLPEAEVERRLAEWSWVPDGLAAYERLRAHRAAG
- a CDS encoding YidH family protein, which codes for MIEFVRNVRLWFAPQEIRQEGRTPDYRFSLANERTFLAWLRTALALVGGGFAVDQFLPDLRWGWRVGLALALLAAGVLCSLRAVNHWVRCERAMRRGDDLPVSRFPAVLSLVVAVVAVAMVVVVLVGWEG
- a CDS encoding APC family permease, translating into MTTGSSSTSRATAGSGGISTFKGQDRALRADRLGTTGLLLSVLAATAPLMVVAGVMPTTFGVMGVVGQPLLFVILGLVLALFSVGYAEMSRHVHNAGAFYAYISRGLGGTAGAGAAMVALVAYNALQVGIYGIFGFEVSGLFATYLDTEVAWWIPALAAVLLVGGLGWLKIDLNARVLGVLLIIEVVLVVIFDVAAIADPGKEGLSLHAFNPDTLTGAGIGTALCFCVAAFLGFEQAPVYAEETSRPHVLVPRVMFLAIGGIAVFYTISCWAYTVAAGPSAIVGTAQEQSAGLLFFLTEDLLGAGFTDVLHVLFVTGMFAAMLSFHNVVARYAFAMGREGLLPSAFGRTSGASGAPGTGSLLQTVISLVVVAAFALTDDKPTGDPTAPVLHLFTWMGNLGALGVAALMAAASVSVIAFFVRRGAVAAQFWRLAAAGLSVVGLLFIVVYTVKDFDVLIGAGPDSALNWALPAVIVVALVVGVLQGLLLRSRAPERHARIGLGNEAFQLEKAAAETP